A genomic segment from Actinomadura hallensis encodes:
- the murI gene encoding glutamate racemase codes for MASRGVGLPDAPIGIFDSGFGGLTVARAILDQLPNEPIIYLGDSARQPYGPRPIAEVRAYALEMLDQLVDEGVKMLVIACNSASSAMLRDARERYDVPVVEVINPATRRAARATSNGRVGLIATEATVNSRAYDDAFAAAPHIELVSAACPRFVEFVEAGVTMGGELLEAAREYLRPIVDAGCDTLILGCTHYPLLTGVISYVVGDGVTLVSSADETAKDVYRVLHDRGLARAEASPRPRHRFRVTGDPDVFAELGRRFLGPEIGSVETTWSKALTT; via the coding sequence GTGGCTTCCCGGGGGGTCGGCCTCCCGGACGCCCCCATCGGGATCTTCGACAGCGGTTTCGGCGGGCTCACCGTGGCACGCGCCATCCTCGACCAGCTGCCGAACGAGCCGATCATCTACCTGGGCGACTCGGCCCGCCAGCCGTACGGGCCGCGTCCCATCGCGGAGGTCCGCGCCTACGCCCTGGAGATGCTCGACCAGCTCGTCGACGAGGGCGTGAAGATGCTGGTCATCGCCTGCAACAGCGCCAGCTCGGCGATGCTGCGCGACGCCCGGGAACGCTACGACGTCCCGGTGGTCGAGGTGATCAACCCCGCCACCCGCCGCGCCGCCCGCGCCACGTCGAACGGCCGGGTCGGGCTGATCGCCACGGAGGCGACGGTGAACAGCCGCGCCTACGACGACGCGTTCGCCGCCGCCCCGCACATCGAGCTGGTCAGCGCCGCGTGCCCGCGTTTCGTCGAGTTCGTCGAGGCGGGGGTGACGATGGGCGGGGAACTGCTGGAGGCCGCCCGCGAGTACCTGCGCCCCATCGTGGACGCCGGGTGCGACACCCTCATCCTCGGCTGCACTCACTACCCGCTTCTGACCGGTGTCATCTCGTATGTGGTGGGCGACGGGGTCACACTGGTGTCAAGCGCCGACGAGACCGCGAAGGACGTGTACCGCGTGCTGCACGATCGGGGGCTGGCCCGCGCCGAGGCGTCGCCTCGGCCGCGCCACCGTTTCCGCGTCACCGGCGACCCCGACGTGTTCGCCGAACTCGGCCGCAGGTTCCTCGGCCCGGAGATCGGCTCGGTGGAGACGACGTGGAGCAAGGCGCTGACGACCTGA